A genomic stretch from Sphingobacterium sp. ML3W includes:
- the map gene encoding type I methionyl aminopeptidase → MSITNENELTGMQKASAAVAQTLKAMCDYAKVGMSTKELDEYGAKILEQFGAKSAPALTYNFPGWTCISVDNEFCHGVPSADRLLQEGELINIDVSAELDGFWADNGASFVVGEDIHHHQKLVDASKEILQKTIKNIRGGVKIADIGQLMETEAKKRGYKVIKNLGGHGIGRSLHEDPDELLNYRNKFDQRRFRKNSIVAIETFISTTSTYATELNDGWTMVGDKGGYMAQHEHTIMITDGDPIILTAENGIFC, encoded by the coding sequence ATGTCTATTACCAACGAGAACGAATTGACCGGAATGCAAAAAGCGAGTGCGGCAGTTGCCCAGACGCTTAAAGCGATGTGCGACTATGCTAAGGTGGGCATGTCAACCAAAGAATTGGATGAGTACGGGGCGAAGATATTAGAACAATTTGGTGCAAAGTCAGCACCAGCGCTGACCTATAACTTTCCGGGTTGGACATGTATCAGTGTAGACAACGAGTTTTGCCACGGCGTTCCGTCTGCGGATCGCTTATTACAGGAAGGAGAACTTATCAATATCGATGTATCAGCGGAACTAGATGGTTTTTGGGCTGATAATGGGGCTTCTTTTGTGGTTGGTGAGGATATTCATCATCATCAAAAATTGGTGGACGCTTCAAAGGAAATACTTCAAAAAACGATAAAAAATATACGTGGTGGTGTTAAAATTGCGGACATTGGCCAACTGATGGAAACGGAAGCAAAAAAGAGAGGCTATAAAGTGATCAAGAATCTCGGTGGTCATGGTATCGGACGCAGTTTACACGAAGATCCAGATGAGCTGCTCAATTATAGGAACAAATTTGATCAAAGGCGGTTTAGAAAAAATTCAATTGTTGCGATCGAAACATTTATCTCGACAACATCTACCTATGCAACGGAATTAAATGATGGCTGGACGATGGTCGGTGACAAAGGTGGATACATGGCGCAACATGAACATACAATCATGATTACCGATGGTGACCCAATTATTTTAACGGCAGAAAATGGTATTTTCTGTTAG
- a CDS encoding histidine kinase, producing the protein MQDCNNRIILRYLTEKKFRHLRHGLFLVGLLILFANANTNNQFLGNYKTYFSLALWTVFVAMFYINMYVLIPQYFFKGKYEIYTILLILLVTASLLVVMQIAIYIFSIHIPTIERQRTNTMGFVSGLFICIPIILTTTTFKLFKRWIEDNKRISDLKNLALTTELNALKNQIQPHFLFNMLNNVKALIRKDPSMATEVIIKLSDFLRYQLYENDTDKTLLKSEINFIFNFLKLEEIRRDNLRTSLSCTAELERQSIFLPPHLFTAFIENAIKHSVNLRDEHTFIAIHFTQTDEQLCFECENSIDPDLSNTRSKYGGLGLVNAKRRLDLLYGDNYELTISKNDLLYQVKLKIPL; encoded by the coding sequence ATGCAAGACTGCAACAATCGTATTATTTTACGCTACTTAACGGAAAAGAAGTTCAGGCATTTACGACATGGCCTGTTTTTGGTTGGCCTGCTTATTCTTTTTGCCAATGCCAATACAAATAACCAATTTCTGGGTAACTATAAAACCTACTTCTCTTTGGCACTCTGGACGGTTTTCGTGGCCATGTTTTATATCAATATGTATGTGTTGATCCCGCAGTATTTTTTCAAGGGAAAATATGAAATCTATACCATCTTGCTTATTCTGCTGGTGACAGCGAGCCTACTCGTGGTCATGCAAATTGCGATATATATTTTTAGTATCCATATCCCGACGATCGAAAGACAACGAACCAATACAATGGGTTTTGTCAGCGGTTTATTTATCTGTATTCCCATTATCTTGACCACCACCACTTTTAAGCTCTTTAAGCGTTGGATCGAGGATAATAAACGTATTTCAGATCTAAAAAACCTGGCGTTGACAACGGAGTTAAATGCGTTAAAGAATCAGATTCAGCCACATTTTTTGTTTAATATGCTCAACAATGTGAAGGCATTAATTCGGAAAGACCCCAGTATGGCCACCGAGGTTATTATCAAACTTTCCGATTTTTTGCGCTATCAGCTCTATGAAAACGATACAGATAAAACGCTTTTAAAATCCGAAATAAACTTTATTTTCAATTTTCTAAAACTTGAGGAAATACGTCGGGATAACTTGAGAACGTCATTGTCCTGCACGGCGGAATTAGAAAGGCAAAGTATTTTCCTGCCGCCACATCTTTTTACTGCCTTTATCGAGAACGCGATCAAACATAGCGTGAACTTACGTGACGAGCATACGTTTATTGCCATTCATTTTACGCAGACAGATGAACAACTTTGTTTCGAATGTGAAAATTCGATCGATCCAGATCTTTCGAATACCCGTTCTAAGTATGGTGGACTGGGATTAGTCAATGCCAAACGACGGCTGGATTTGCTGTATGGTGATAATTACGAACTTACAATATCAAAAAATGACCTGCTGTATCAGGTAAAATTAAAAATTCCATTATGA
- a CDS encoding TonB-dependent receptor, translating into MNKIIIYLLLFIPGTLLAQGQHKAEVYGKIFSSDGKPIPGITVKLLPQDITVSSRTNGSYQFKSLKPGPARLEISAVGLQSLVREIQIADDKNRISDIYLNENQSTLQEIVINGNGANKYTKKQSLYVSKMPLNNLENSQSYTVITKELLKSQLNTNYDDALANVSGIDKLWASTGRPGDGVTYYTLRGFSTQVAMVDGVVGIASTSPDPANLESIEVIKGPSGSLYGGAAVGFGGLINNITKKPLDTVGGRVNYLFGSYAQHRVTADVYGPLTTDKKLLGRVNTAFSNVGNYQDAGFNRSFFIAPSLLYRPNEKLDIQLYVDLFQSKATNPLMVFLNRSRQLFARTPDELQFDFNKSYTNDDVTFKNPTTNVRGNVTYRFNEQWTSNTTVNYNRRKSDGYFQYIMYLQEKNDTLIDRYVADQNYTANNFNAQQNFVGDFHIGELRNRLLVGVDYLYQQAESHNSPYILFDQLNTSIDDPRYTRFNAANIEAAIAASTGVKTNTRSRNQVLGAYVSDILDLTPQLHLNVALRVDYFDNKGTYNFDKDTTMGAYNQTAFSPRAGLVYEFVKDKVSFFANYQNGFKNVAPIPPPHPSVSGDFKPQQASQWETGVKFNLLNNKLGLTASYYDITVDNMLRTESRVIDGQTYNITVQDGTRLSRGIDFDLTAAPIQGLNVIFSYSFNDSKTTKAAASVNNLRPTEAGPKHLSNLWANYIVQKGTLKGFGIGAGLNYASENLITNSVPTGIFTLPSYMLFNASLSYGYKQFEFAVKGNNLTNQTYFKGWTTVNPQMPRNILGSVAYQF; encoded by the coding sequence ATGAATAAAATTATCATCTACCTCCTGTTGTTCATTCCGGGCACCCTCCTAGCCCAAGGACAGCACAAAGCCGAAGTTTACGGCAAAATTTTCTCTTCAGATGGCAAACCCATCCCGGGAATAACAGTGAAATTGCTTCCTCAGGACATCACAGTATCCTCCCGAACCAATGGCTCTTATCAATTTAAATCTTTAAAACCCGGACCTGCACGGCTTGAAATATCGGCTGTAGGCCTACAATCTTTAGTTCGAGAAATTCAGATTGCAGACGACAAAAATAGGATTTCAGATATTTACCTCAACGAGAACCAATCTACCCTACAGGAGATTGTCATTAATGGGAATGGAGCTAATAAATACACAAAAAAACAGAGCCTCTATGTATCGAAAATGCCACTTAACAATCTCGAAAACTCCCAGTCCTATACCGTCATTACTAAAGAATTATTAAAAAGCCAGCTTAATACCAATTACGATGATGCTTTGGCAAATGTTTCAGGTATAGACAAATTATGGGCTTCAACAGGCAGACCCGGTGATGGAGTCACCTATTATACACTACGGGGCTTTAGCACACAGGTCGCAATGGTCGATGGTGTAGTTGGCATCGCCAGTACCAGCCCCGACCCAGCCAATCTCGAGTCTATCGAAGTTATCAAAGGGCCATCAGGTTCGCTTTATGGCGGTGCAGCTGTTGGCTTTGGTGGACTCATCAATAATATTACCAAGAAGCCTCTGGATACTGTCGGCGGCCGTGTCAATTATCTATTCGGCAGCTATGCACAGCATCGTGTCACAGCGGATGTATATGGACCGCTGACAACGGACAAAAAACTTTTAGGTCGTGTGAATACAGCTTTCTCAAATGTTGGTAATTATCAGGATGCTGGTTTTAACAGATCCTTTTTTATCGCACCGTCGTTACTTTACCGACCAAATGAAAAACTGGACATTCAATTATATGTCGATCTTTTTCAAAGTAAGGCGACCAATCCTTTAATGGTATTTCTCAATCGTTCTCGCCAGCTTTTTGCCAGAACACCTGATGAACTACAATTTGATTTCAATAAATCGTATACCAACGACGATGTGACCTTTAAAAATCCAACCACGAATGTACGAGGCAATGTGACCTACCGCTTCAACGAACAGTGGACATCGAATACCACAGTAAACTATAATCGACGCAAGTCAGATGGCTATTTTCAATATATCATGTACCTTCAGGAAAAAAATGATACATTGATCGACCGCTATGTTGCTGATCAGAATTATACTGCCAATAACTTCAATGCACAGCAAAATTTTGTGGGAGACTTTCATATTGGTGAACTTCGAAACAGATTGCTTGTCGGCGTTGACTATCTTTACCAACAAGCTGAAAGTCATAATTCACCTTATATTTTATTTGATCAGCTCAACACCTCAATTGATGATCCCAGATATACCAGATTCAATGCCGCAAATATTGAAGCTGCCATAGCAGCTTCAACTGGGGTCAAGACAAACACAAGAAGCCGCAATCAGGTTTTGGGCGCCTATGTCTCCGATATATTGGATCTTACACCGCAGTTACATCTGAATGTTGCTTTACGCGTGGATTACTTTGACAATAAGGGAACTTATAATTTTGATAAAGACACCACGATGGGGGCTTATAATCAAACTGCTTTTTCTCCTCGTGCGGGTTTAGTGTATGAATTTGTCAAAGATAAAGTGTCATTTTTTGCCAATTATCAAAATGGATTTAAGAATGTAGCCCCAATCCCGCCACCACATCCAAGTGTATCGGGAGACTTTAAACCGCAACAGGCCTCACAATGGGAAACCGGGGTTAAATTTAACCTACTCAACAATAAACTTGGTCTAACGGCAAGTTACTACGACATCACTGTTGATAATATGCTGCGTACTGAATCAAGGGTTATTGATGGACAGACCTACAATATTACTGTTCAAGATGGAACCCGTCTGAGCCGCGGTATAGATTTTGATTTAACAGCCGCCCCTATCCAAGGTTTGAATGTTATATTCAGTTATAGCTTTAACGACAGCAAAACAACAAAAGCGGCTGCAAGTGTGAATAATTTGCGACCAACAGAAGCTGGACCAAAACATCTTTCGAATTTATGGGCCAACTATATTGTACAAAAAGGAACATTAAAGGGTTTCGGTATCGGAGCAGGACTCAATTACGCAAGTGAGAATCTAATTACAAACAGTGTACCTACTGGCATTTTTACTTTACCCTCCTATATGCTATTCAATGCAAGCCTTTCCTACGGTTATAAGCAATTTGAATTTGCTGTAAAGGGGAATAACCTGACCAATCAAACCTATTTCAAAGGTTGGACCACTGTAAATCCTCAAATGCCGAGAAATATTCTAGGTAGTGTAGCCTATCAATTTTAA
- a CDS encoding nitroreductase family protein encodes MALLETLEWRYATKKYDSTKKVDQNDVDKIIEAARMAPSSSGLQPFRVVLITDQQLKEQIVPVAWGQQIIAESSHLLIFAAWDKYTDERIDATFDHMNNHRGLPLDTTDEYKNRLKEMFAALTEEQQAAHAAKQAYISFGMAIAQAAELKVDATPMEGFSNVELDKLLGLDKKGLKSVVLLPLGYRLGEEDWLLKLKKFRLPKDEFLIQLP; translated from the coding sequence ATGGCATTATTAGAAACACTTGAATGGCGTTATGCAACCAAAAAATACGATTCAACAAAGAAAGTTGATCAGAATGACGTAGACAAAATTATCGAAGCAGCGCGTATGGCACCGAGTTCCTCTGGTTTGCAACCGTTTCGTGTTGTGCTGATCACGGATCAACAGTTGAAAGAGCAGATTGTACCTGTTGCTTGGGGGCAGCAAATAATTGCAGAAAGCTCACATCTCCTGATTTTTGCGGCATGGGATAAATACACAGACGAACGCATTGATGCGACTTTTGATCATATGAACAACCATAGAGGCCTCCCGTTGGATACAACCGACGAATATAAAAATAGGTTGAAAGAGATGTTCGCTGCACTTACTGAAGAACAGCAGGCTGCACATGCAGCTAAACAAGCTTATATTTCTTTTGGAATGGCTATTGCTCAAGCCGCAGAATTGAAAGTAGACGCTACACCGATGGAAGGATTTTCTAACGTCGAATTGGATAAATTACTGGGCTTGGATAAAAAAGGCTTAAAAAGTGTTGTTTTGCTACCATTAGGTTATCGCCTGGGTGAGGAGGATTGGTTATTGAAATTGAAAAAATTTAGATTGCCGAAAGACGAGTTTTTGATTCAACTACCATAA
- a CDS encoding TolC family protein, with translation MKQIKRNCWYSVVFLTTVIGVNACRVPHYTGTEIKPIDHFRNQDEHEADSSIAKISYRDFFKDEMLVALLDSALKKNNDLKVALKQIEFASEGYKQSKWLNVPLVNANLANVGINRPSGNSMNGMMASQFMGQKYTMDYTSSIQISWEADIWGKLNGQKQESLVDLLKTQEAVRAIKTRLVAEVVQGYYNLLLLDRQLEISQRNLAFADSTLFILNKQVELGMANILSVQQQEVTRDQIAKRIPALEAGIQVQENALSILVGEVPGPVKRIMRLDQVESSANLSLGVPANLLSYRPDLRSSELDIRRSLATIHVARASMYPNLNITAQGGLNAFKANNWFNLPGSLFAAATGTIVQPILNGRQLKTRLEQSKIAKDQMELNFKQTMLKAVGEVSDALIQIDKLGEQLETSNLQVERSDKLVQNAMLLYKFNEATYLEVIVAQTNRLQAELDQATVKAQKINAITSLYRALGGGWL, from the coding sequence ATGAAACAGATAAAAAGAAATTGCTGGTATAGTGTAGTCTTTCTGACAACGGTAATAGGGGTGAATGCCTGCCGTGTACCACACTATACCGGAACGGAAATTAAACCGATTGATCATTTCCGAAATCAGGACGAGCATGAAGCTGATAGTAGTATCGCGAAGATCTCCTATCGTGATTTTTTTAAAGATGAGATGCTCGTTGCGCTACTGGATAGCGCATTAAAGAAAAATAATGATTTGAAAGTTGCCCTAAAGCAGATTGAATTTGCTTCAGAAGGGTATAAGCAATCCAAGTGGCTGAATGTGCCACTTGTGAATGCGAATCTTGCTAATGTGGGAATTAACCGTCCTTCGGGCAACAGTATGAACGGTATGATGGCCAGTCAATTTATGGGCCAAAAATATACCATGGATTATACCTCCTCAATTCAGATTTCTTGGGAGGCTGATATTTGGGGTAAATTGAATGGACAAAAGCAGGAGAGTTTGGTGGATCTTCTCAAAACTCAGGAAGCTGTCCGCGCGATCAAAACACGTTTGGTCGCTGAGGTTGTTCAAGGCTACTACAACCTGCTGCTGTTGGATCGGCAGCTGGAAATATCGCAGCGCAATTTAGCATTTGCAGATAGCACCTTATTTATCCTTAACAAACAGGTCGAATTGGGGATGGCAAATATCTTGTCGGTACAACAGCAGGAAGTGACACGGGATCAGATTGCCAAACGGATTCCAGCCTTAGAGGCTGGGATTCAGGTGCAGGAAAATGCTTTAAGTATTTTGGTTGGGGAAGTGCCGGGGCCAGTAAAAAGGATCATGCGATTGGATCAGGTGGAGTCGTCGGCAAATCTCTCACTGGGTGTCCCTGCAAACCTGTTGAGCTATCGGCCGGATCTGCGCAGTAGCGAATTAGATATCCGGCGGAGCCTGGCAACGATACACGTGGCACGAGCAAGTATGTATCCAAATTTAAATATCACTGCACAGGGAGGGTTAAATGCATTTAAAGCAAATAATTGGTTCAATCTACCGGGGTCACTGTTTGCCGCTGCAACCGGGACAATTGTACAGCCCATTCTGAACGGCAGACAATTAAAGACACGTTTGGAGCAGTCAAAAATTGCAAAGGACCAAATGGAATTGAATTTCAAACAGACCATGTTAAAAGCCGTTGGTGAAGTGTCTGATGCACTGATTCAGATTGATAAACTGGGGGAACAACTGGAGACATCCAACTTGCAGGTAGAGCGTTCGGACAAGCTGGTTCAAAATGCAATGCTGCTTTATAAATTTAATGAGGCAACTTATCTGGAAGTGATCGTCGCACAGACCAATAGGCTGCAGGCCGAATTGGATCAGGCTACAGTGAAAGCACAAAAAATTAATGCCATAACATCCCTTTACCGTGCCTTGGGAGGCGGATGGCTCTAA
- a CDS encoding LytTR family DNA-binding domain-containing protein, whose protein sequence is MNCIIVDDEPLAREEMRNLVEEISAIEIMGEFSNALSAMEYLATTSVDLIFLDIEMPTVNGLDFAQSLPKDVLVILTTAYTQYALRGFELDALDYLLKPIKKDRLAKAIDKALTYKNLLNLKENQSTFEDANEDAVFIKSDRKYYKILFGDIRFIEALKDYVVIYTRTNKLITAMNLKTMHQKLPAHIFVRVSKSYLINLSFIDSFDNHTIYIDKFEIPIGEIYREPFFKQYTGGLL, encoded by the coding sequence ATGAATTGTATCATTGTAGATGATGAACCCTTAGCAAGGGAAGAAATGAGAAATCTGGTCGAAGAAATTTCAGCTATAGAAATTATGGGTGAGTTTTCCAATGCCCTATCTGCTATGGAATATCTTGCGACCACATCTGTTGATCTCATTTTTCTCGATATCGAGATGCCTACTGTCAATGGATTGGATTTTGCACAATCCTTACCTAAGGATGTGCTGGTGATACTGACGACAGCCTATACACAATATGCCTTGAGGGGTTTTGAACTGGATGCACTCGACTACCTCCTTAAACCTATCAAAAAAGATCGCTTGGCCAAGGCAATCGATAAAGCGCTGACCTATAAAAATCTGCTCAATTTAAAGGAAAATCAAAGCACCTTTGAAGATGCGAATGAAGATGCTGTATTTATCAAATCGGATCGAAAATACTACAAGATCTTATTTGGCGATATTCGATTTATTGAGGCACTCAAAGATTATGTTGTTATTTATACGCGCACTAATAAACTTATTACGGCAATGAATCTAAAAACAATGCATCAAAAACTACCAGCCCATATATTTGTTCGGGTTAGCAAATCCTATTTGATCAATTTGTCTTTTATTGATTCTTTTGACAACCATACGATATACATTGACAAGTTCGAGATCCCGATTGGCGAGATTTATCGCGAGCCGTTTTTTAAGCAATATACAGGCGGGCTATTGTAA